A region of the Melospiza georgiana isolate bMelGeo1 chromosome Z, bMelGeo1.pri, whole genome shotgun sequence genome:
GGCAAATAGTAAGGACAACCAGCCATACGTGAAGGTCTTACATGGGGCAAGATGTTCCATATACAACACAGTGTGAAATCTCCTCTACTGCTGTGCAGCTAACAACAGTTCCAATCAGTTTTTCTACTGTTTCAACAAGCAcgttttattattttagttcATATGGACACTTAACAGAATGGTTTGTTTTTAGCTTTGCTGTCCCTAGTGGATGGCAGCATTAGCCATAGTAATTGCTCTGTTCTTTATCTAAGCACAGACTGTGTTCTCCAGAATCCTCCTACCTGCCCTAACCATGGAGTACACATTTATGAGAAGAGACTCTCCTTTAATGTTTAGCTTTTTACTGTTCATTTGAGAGGTGGTATTTACCACGCAGCCATACAACACTTGTTGCTTAGATGCATAGTTTCATGTTTTGAAGCTAGTTTTGTGTCATGTGAAGTAAATTTCCTTCAAACTGTTTCCCCTGTAAACAGGTACATGTCTTGCAAAAGACCAGTACATTGAACAGTTCAAAGATACTCTGAATACCACAGTGCCCAAGACAGTAGCTGGATTTATTGCTGAACCAATCCAAGTAGGTAGTTTCCCATTTCTCAGTTGTGATAGCACAAATAGTGTGAAATAAATACTCAAATCTGATATTCTTTAGCTGCAACCTGAACATAGATGCTTGCTGATTCTTACTATGATTTTGTAATGATTTAAGCACCTTAAATGTTTGAAAGACTGGATGCGCTGCCTTCAAATTTCAGCTTTTGTCACTGACTTCAATGGAACTAGAAATTTCTTGTGAAATTAAACAAAGAATCATGATtaaacatacttttttttttctgcatttaaataGTGAGTGTGATGCATGCTATGGTTTGGTTTCTATTATCTCCTTTCAATTTTCATTACTATTTCTGTAAACTTTTAACTCAAcctccttctccctcttctAGTCATGTTGTCCACTACATTTTTAACAGCTGTCCAGTAACTGATGGCCACAGGATTCATTCTCCTAATGTTTGACCCTACATTAACAATTGCTTTAGACATGGTTCTTCAAtaggaaaaatgagaatttgTCCCAGGCAAGAGAAACAATGAGAGAACTATAACTACAAGGGAAAACTGCAGCAGTTCTCTGGTTTTTACTGTTTTCTAAGTACTTATGTATTTGAGTCTTAAAAGCTGTTCTGGTCCAGgtggagggaaaaaattgaatttcCAAGGCAAGTGCAAACTGTCAAGGTGAAAAGACATGGAGGAGGCAATGTTCTAAACAAGTTAACCAAAGAAGGAATATGAATTCTCTGGTTAACTTCCTCATCAAACAGTTCCTGGGTTTTGCGGTGCGTAGGTTTTCATGGTCCTTGTTTCAGCAGTTTGTTGTTAATTGACTTGGTCTTACAGTGATCATGGTCTCACCAACATTCCTGCCAGCACAACCAGcggagcagcaggcagcactgcGGAATGGGAACGCGTGACCTGAGCAGGAGCTTTCTGAAGTGATTTCATCGCTGGAGCCAGAAGCTTCTAATAGCAGTCCTGCTGTTACCTGAGGGCTGCTAGGTTCTTTTCTCAAGTAGAATTCCTGTTTCCTTGTCTGTTCCTGAAAACATTGTGTTTCTCACTTGGCAGGGTGTTAATGGAGCTGTTCAGTACCCAAGAAATTTCTTAAAGGAAGCTTATCAGCTTATACGGGAAAGAGGGGGCCTTTGCATTTCAGATGAAGTGAGTCAGATTTTTTTACGTAAGAATTCTAGAGTAGGGTACTTCTGAAAGTTGTCCTAAAAGAATCCAGGTGAAGCCTGGAAATAATCTAAGTGAAATGTGATACACTTCATAGGCTAAGTTTAACACAGTGTTAAACTGCATCTTTCCAAGCATATGAGCCTCCCAGTTTTTACTgccttttttctcattttgggCAAAGGTAACATTTGTAGCAGACTTCAGTCCTTACCTGCTGGCAGTAGTAAATTTACACAAATATGCAACGAATAGCAACAAGTAGCAACAAATGCTACTTGTGATGGAAGATTTGTCAAAATAACCCATCCTTTTATGAGTGTTGTTGACATACATAGAATACATAAAATACTTGATTGCTGTACCTCTGCAAAATATGTTTTAGGAGTAGAATTTTCTTAGCTAAAACAATACTACTATAGTATCAAATGTGTCAAATGTTTTTACATTTCTTCTCCACTTTGAAATGGACGCCGCATCTTATTTGTGCATCTCACCAGGCCTAAGACATGATGACATCTTACAAAAACCCAATTACAATAAATAGCATTTTGTGTACAACCATCTGAATAAGTGTCCTAATACCAGTTGACTCTAGATACAGTTGCTGTTTAATCAAATCAATAACAAtagaaacacaagaaaaggaaatacatAATAAAGCATGAGAAAGTGATGAGTGTATCTCtgaatttttcctttgaaaggtGCAGACAGGATTTGGACGCACAGGCAGCCATTTCTGGGGGTTTCAAACACATGGTGTGGTCCCTGACATCGTTACTTTGGCAAAAGGAATTGGCAATGGCTTCCCAATGGCAGGTGTTGTTACAACAAAAGGTATGTGTTCTGTTCCACTATGATCTAAAACAGTAATTGCAAAATATAATACAAAATAATTCCTGGTGGAGAGATGTGTGTTTAAAAAGCTGAATGTTACTTAAAACTTTTTCTCAATCTATCTTTTGAGAATTGAGTTGGGTCCTCATTGCTTTACCTGTTTTACCACATGTGCTGTATCAGTACAAAGCTGTATTTAAATGGGTTTAGTTGTATAACTGAAGCAGGAATGAACATGTGAGTGGTTTGTAGAGCTGGTAAAAGAGCCTGGAAACCCTCACCGAATtcactgttttactgataaatATACTGTGAATAAATAACCCAGCTGTTTGATTCCTACAAATGGCAGGCTCAGTCTATGGAGGAAAATCTGTAGATAGCAGGTGAGAGCATATGTTAGAAGGAtgacttttaaaataagttttgttttggtatCTGCTAGGCAGTATAGTTTTTGGAAATACTCATATTTTGCTCAGACTGCTTCCAGGAAATCTTGCTGTGTTGTCTCCAGTAGAATCACAGTTGAACCACAGCAAATGAAATTGTTGTTACAGTAACAAATGTTTAAAGCAATTCAGTACACTTACAGAACAAGGCAGAGGCGGCcaccaagatgatcagaggggCAGAGTACtaagaggaaaggctgagagaattgggattgctcagcctggagaaagctTTGGGGTGACGTATTTTGGCCTTCCAGTGTAAGAAGAATGGAGAGGGACTTCTTAGAAGAGCATAGAGTAACaagacaaggaggaatggctttaaactgaaagagattaggtttagattagatatgaGGAAAGAACTCTTTACTGTGAGAGGGGTGAGGCagtggcacaggttgcccagagaagctttgggtgggtgccccatccctggcactgctcacagccaggctggttggggcttggagcaaaccagtccagtggaaggtgtccctgcctgtggcagaggggttggaactggatcatctttaaggtcccttccaacccaaaccattctgtgatcctgtgattctatgaatgGAAGGAGTAACCAgtgttgttctttttctttcagaaatcgCAAGTTCCTTGGCTCAAAACCTTCACTTTAATACGTTTGGAGGAAACCCTTTGGCCTGTGTAGCTGGAGCTGCAGTTCTTGAGGTAGGGAGAGCATTATATGAATTTATCTGTACCACAAGATAAATTGTTTCGAAAGATGAAAGTTGCACATATAAGTTTCTATGTgggcaatttttaaaataactgagTAAAGTGCATAAACATATGTGTGTCCcatacacaggaaaaaaatcctgattaATTTAATTGCAAAAATTTTCAGATCTCTGGAAGGAGTAGGAGCCCTGTAATTATGACTTCAGAATCATCTTTATCTCCCTTGGGCTCTCTACTTTGTTAATAAAATTGTAGGAGAGAACTTACTGAAAAGCCTTAGCTAATTCTTTCATAGCACTATACAAATCCACAGCTaagaaaatctattttctgGCATACATGTTTAACAAAATTTTAGGCCTTATGCTTTTGCCTTATGCTTAAAAAAACTTTTATGAccagaaaattacaaataccTAAGGTCAAAaattcttctggaaaaaaaattaaaagaaaacagaaaaacgTGCAATGTATTTCACTTATTATTCAGTAGAAAATCAGTCAGTGGGTGGTAGGTCACTATTACAATTTGTTTTGATTATGCACAGAAGATTCATTCCCGAAGTGCACTTCATTACAGCAGACACTGTTTCTATTCATGTTACTTTCCTGAGTGGTTTGGGGGGGGTTAAGCTATTAATAAGATGGATGATTGTATAAAGAACccatgttttggggtttttcaacTCTGAAATAACTTGGAGCCTGGCTCTGAAATAATAACAAGGAAATTGTTAGAATCAGGAAGAATAAAATGgagttgaaagaaaaaaaaaaagtagaaacaACCACTTTATcttctgtaattatttttaaatgtaatttgtCTAAATGCAGATGTTAGGTTCATCTAATGGTTTGTGTGTAGGTGCTGTATGTGCCTGCAAATAAGAACTCTGATTAAGGAAGACAGCataaagaatgaagaaaagattgttattaaaaaaacatgTTGTTGCTAAATATAAAATAGTATTCAAGCTGTTCCCTGTCTAGTACATAAACATAGATAAACCTAGTCAAATTCTGTTCTTCTCAtgatactgaaaaaaattaaaacattctgGTAAGATTTTGAAAATAGTCCTTCTGGTCAGGTATTTTCCAGTACAAGTACAAGAGAGCAGGAATTACTGGATTAAATGTAAACattaagaaaaatgtgaaaagtgACAGAGAAATATGAAAGTATTATGTGCAACTGTATTCTGATGCTGTGATCATCACAGCAGTGACGTGAAGAGTTCTTCTAAATGTGAGCAGTGAGGTAGTCAAGGAACATAGCAAGGAAGTGAGATAAATATAGTGACAAGTTCAATGGGGATTAACAGAATGTGTTGAAAACTTTTCCTGCAACACTGTAATGGTACTTCATTTTAACCAGGCTATTGAAGAAGACGATCTACAAAAAAATAGTGAGGATGTGGGAACATACATGCTGCTGGAGTTGGCTAAACTACGGGACAAATTTGAGATTGTTGGAGATGTCCGTGGCAAGGGACTTATGATTGGAGTAGAAATGGTGACAGATAAGGTTAGTGACTTCTTCATTCCTTTCAATTTACAGCGCCATTGAAGGTTTtatcacattttatttcagttgaaataatagaaatatttcctgttAAAAAGCAGACAGTGCTGTGGGAAAACACTGCCCTGGCTAAAAATGAGCCAGAACATTCCATCATTCGGCTATTTCACAAGCTTTGAGTAAACAGTGAAATGCACCTTAACTGCACAGGCTTATGAGAGCAGGTAAGTTATACAGCTAACATTTTCAGCTAGAGTTGGGATTTGTTGGAGAGACTGGAATATACATCTTTGTCACAGAACTAATTTAGAATATCTGAGTGAAGTTTAGTATTTCCTTTCCTCAGGACAGCCGATGCCCTCTTCCAGCTGAAGAAATCAGTCAGATCTGGGAGGACTGTAAAGACATGGGGGTTCTGATTGGCAGAGGAGGGCTCTACAGTCAGGTACTGAACCTCTAGTTGTAAATAAagcttattttctttccttgtgaaCTACATCCCTGCTTCCCTCAAGTTAAGTTAATTTAGTTTAgtaaataaattagaaaatgtATACTCTTAGGAGCCATCTCTGTTTAATACTGCTTATTTTGAAACTGGGCAAGAACTATAtgattattttcaaatattctgAACAAGCTCAATGCTTGGAGTTTTCCTTCAGAGGGACAACTTCCCCTAGAAAACCAAGGTATGCAAGGTATACAGTCAATGCAATTTAGAAGAACTCAGTAATACTCAGGAACAAGTCTTTGCACAGTTTAGGTTATCACCTGACACATCAGTACAAAACTACTAGTTCTTTGAGTCAGGGGAGCTGGGTAATGTTCTAATTCTATGgcaattaaaggaaaaaaaaatggtgttGACAGCAAGTTCAGCAACAGCACAGAAGAGAGAGTTGGATGTGAAGGCCatcagcccacagcagctgacagTGTactccaggctgcagccaggacactgcaccagctccctgcagcactcagcTAATGGCAGAGAATTGCCTCAGGGCTGGCCCCTCTGACACAGCGGAGGCAGCTGCATGTGAGATGGATGGAGGGTGGCTAAAATAAATCAGACACTGTGTCTGTTCCCTCATCAGTCCTTCCCTAAGTCACAGACCAAGAGGCAGGTAACGAGCTGAAGCTCAGTGCAGTAAAATCTCATTCTGTCTGATAAGAGGGCTGTTTACCTGTGAGTGTttgcttcagcagcagctgtgggtgggAAAGCCCATTACTGCTCTTCCTGTATTTAGTCCCATGACGTGAGGccagaaaaatctgaaatttaagCTTCTTATGGAAAATAAATACTCTTGGAAACATAGATTAAAAATTCAGACTTAAGAGACTGCCTTCTTGACAAGTGTAGCTGTATATATAACACTTCCTGATCAACATTTCCAGCTATAGCACCCTAACTACAATGTAGTATTTAGTGATTCATTCATAATGCATTCTcttaaaagcctttaaaaacagcctataataaaaaagcaaatcaGCTGACACAATGGGAGAGCCTGCCATTCTCAGCAGATACTACTTTTCCCTGTGGTAGAGCtgcaagaaaggaaaatacGTCTGTCTCTGTTCTTTCTTCATAAAAATCGATCTGAGATTTTACTCTGTCTGCCGAAACAGAGCTGCAGACACGACCTACTCTACTTAGGTCTTTTGTGGATGCAGTTAGGTTATCAAGAGGGGGTCATGAGTCAGATGCAATTCAGTGCAGTCAAGTTCAAAATTGCTCCACTTCAGAGTACATTTATCATAAGCCTCAGTGCCTGCGCTGctgttctccttttttcctcacttttttgGGGCGGGAGTGCTGACCCAGATAGGCTGCTTGAAACCATATTCTTTCCATACAATTTGagcacttcttttttctttttgttctctctCCTCAGACATTCAGAATTAAGCCTCCTATGTGCATTACTAAGAGGGACGTCGACTTTGCTGTGGAAGTATTTCGTACTGCTTTACAGAGACACGTGAATAAAGCAGCTGCAAAGTAGAATTGGTTTGTTTCCTTACATGAGAGGCACACACAATCCCTGACACTTGCAACCCAAACTGGGCACTAATCtaccctggaaaataaaatcacagtGTGACTATTACATGCTTGTTCAGTATCATAAGTGTTCTGTCTGATACAGTGTTCAACAAGGACATGGTGTAATCTGTTTTGTAAAACTACAGTTCAGTTCTACAGTGCTCATTTGTATGAACTGCACACCTATTTTGCCattatcaaaaaaaaaacctgactgGATTAACAGGGTATCAAATGGAGAGGCAGGCATATGTTCTTCTTTCCCCtgtgaaaatcctttcaaaATCAGTAATTTTTAGAAAGAGTTACAGAAAGAGTTGGGAAAGAAATTTCAGAGTTAAAACTGTTTACCCTGCCTACAAGAACACACTGTAATTAGAGCATTGCAAAAAGTTTGCAGACAGTTGAGATGTTTCTAATTACAATAATTACTTTTATCATGGGGATAAGAAATCCAGTCATCGCTCTCTCCTAAATAcacttctcttttcctcctgctgcttttgggaTTGCACAGCACACCCATTTTGTAAAGGTGCAAACTCTGAAAGGTGgaataaaatgttctttcttACATAATCACTTTTTAATGTGTAATGTCATTGCTTCCTTCAGTTTCCGATAAAAAAACAGATGTTGTGGACAGTCAGCAAGAACTGTACATTTaccattttccttttatttcaattttaatatTGGAAAAATTTCTTGACCCAATAAAGCACCATGTCAGGTTGGGGGGAGGAGAGTATTCTGCCAGTACTTCAGAGGAACTTTGGTAACAGAGCATCAGTACCTCTCCAAATCTTACTCCATGGGTCCTAAACAATATTGTACAGCCTTTGCTGAGCACTGTCTTCTCCAACTCCATTCATAACTCCTGTGCACAAACTAATTCCACTCCAAAATCAGTTATTTGTTATCccaccttatttttttttcctactgaagATCAGGCAGATTATGCCTTTAAACACAAGCGTAGTGCCTTTCCTTAGAAATCAgaacaaattaattaattcatgtCATTCGTTTATTTCTCCCTCACTTATTCCAGCAAGGCTGTTCCACTAGACCTTTTTTCCCCAACACCTGCCACAGAGGTAACCGTACAAAACAAATAGCAATTGTCAAAACTGGTTTAAACAGCTTTGTCATCTAACTTCTTCCCTTCTGTCTGCTGCTTAATGTAATTAAGTAATTTGAAAATGGCAGAAGAAAAGTCCGTATCTTGGTGCTTCATATTTGATAGAGGATCAAGAATCAAAGAACATTCtaagttggaagggatccacaaggatca
Encoded here:
- the AGXT2 gene encoding alanine--glyoxylate aminotransferase 2, mitochondrial → MAGRLRRLGGVAFRQQKWKSSLSTQAKMPPCDFVPEKYESYPYERMQKIREQNIAPSLKTYYKRPLLLHQGHMQWLFDHEGRRYLDLLAGIVTVSVGHCHPKVTMATQKQLARLWHTTNIYMHPAIHEYAEKLASLFPDPLKVVYLTNSGSEANDLAMFMARLHTRNFDIICLRGGYHGGSPYALGLTSLTSYKHGVANGFGCTTTMLPDVFRGPWGGSHCRDSPVQTVRKCSCTEGTCLAKDQYIEQFKDTLNTTVPKTVAGFIAEPIQGVNGAVQYPRNFLKEAYQLIRERGGLCISDEVQTGFGRTGSHFWGFQTHGVVPDIVTLAKGIGNGFPMAGVVTTKEIASSLAQNLHFNTFGGNPLACVAGAAVLEAIEEDDLQKNSEDVGTYMLLELAKLRDKFEIVGDVRGKGLMIGVEMVTDKDSRCPLPAEEISQIWEDCKDMGVLIGRGGLYSQTFRIKPPMCITKRDVDFAVEVFRTALQRHVNKAAAK